A region from the Rufibacter sp. DG15C genome encodes:
- the mnmE gene encoding tRNA uridine-5-carboxymethylaminomethyl(34) synthesis GTPase MnmE, whose translation MLPTSLAKDTIIALATAAGHGAIAIIRLSGPEAISIVNGVFKGKNLHNQPSHTLHFGTIREEDKILDEVVVSLFKAPASYTKEDVVEVSCHGSPYITEQLLKLFLRKGARLAEPGEFTKRAFLNGQFDLAQAEAVADLIASDSALTHQVAMKQMRGGFSQEIKALRVQLIHFASMVELELDFSEEDVEFADRSALRRLITTLQQLVADLLKSFEMGNVLKNGVPTVIAGKPNAGKSTLLNALLNEEKAIVSDIPGTTRDVIEDEAQVGGIRFRFIDTAGLRETQDTVEAIGVARTKEQLQKASLVLYLFDVTTTTPAELKEEIEALQLPQVPYLLIANKKDLATPAQLESFAGFENLVYLSAGTKDGLRELEQALLEVVNANEALTSDRTIVTNLRHFQSLQKTATALQEVLHGLDTGLTGDWLAADIRRCLFYLGEITGDITTDDLLDNIFTKFCIGK comes from the coding sequence TTGCTACCTACTTCGCTCGCTAAAGATACCATAATTGCCCTGGCCACGGCGGCTGGGCACGGCGCTATTGCCATCATCCGCTTGTCTGGGCCAGAGGCTATCTCTATTGTGAACGGAGTATTCAAAGGCAAGAATCTGCATAACCAACCGTCGCACACCCTGCATTTTGGGACCATACGGGAGGAGGACAAGATTCTGGATGAGGTGGTTGTTTCCCTGTTTAAGGCCCCGGCCTCCTATACCAAGGAAGACGTGGTGGAAGTATCCTGCCACGGGTCGCCATACATCACAGAACAGTTGTTGAAGCTGTTCCTGCGCAAAGGCGCGCGCCTGGCGGAGCCCGGCGAGTTCACCAAACGAGCCTTCCTGAACGGTCAGTTTGACCTGGCCCAGGCCGAGGCGGTGGCCGACCTCATCGCTTCAGACTCTGCCTTGACCCACCAGGTGGCCATGAAACAGATGCGTGGCGGCTTCTCTCAAGAGATTAAAGCCCTGCGCGTGCAGCTCATCCACTTTGCGTCTATGGTGGAGCTGGAACTGGACTTTAGTGAAGAGGACGTAGAATTTGCCGACCGTAGCGCCCTGCGCAGGCTCATCACCACCTTGCAGCAACTGGTGGCAGATTTGTTGAAGTCCTTTGAAATGGGCAACGTGCTCAAGAACGGGGTGCCCACGGTGATTGCCGGCAAACCGAACGCCGGGAAGTCCACCCTGCTCAACGCCCTCTTGAACGAAGAAAAAGCCATTGTCTCTGACATACCAGGCACCACGCGGGACGTGATTGAGGACGAGGCCCAGGTAGGCGGCATCCGGTTCAGGTTCATAGACACCGCCGGCCTCCGGGAAACCCAGGATACGGTGGAAGCCATTGGCGTGGCCCGCACCAAGGAACAGCTGCAGAAAGCCTCCCTGGTCTTGTACCTCTTTGACGTAACCACTACTACGCCCGCAGAACTCAAGGAAGAAATTGAAGCCCTGCAACTGCCGCAGGTGCCCTACCTTTTGATTGCGAATAAAAAAGACCTCGCCACGCCCGCCCAATTGGAAAGCTTTGCCGGATTTGAGAACCTGGTGTACTTATCGGCGGGGACCAAAGACGGCTTGCGCGAGTTGGAGCAGGCTTTGCTGGAAGTGGTAAACGCCAACGAAGCCCTCACAAGTGACCGTACCATAGTGACCAACCTGCGTCACTTCCAGAGCCTACAAAAAACCGCCACGGCCTTGCAGGAAGTACTGCATGGCCTGGACACCGGCCTAACCGGTGACTGGCTAGCAGCAGACATTAGACGCTGTCTGTTTTACTTAGGAGAGATAACAGGAGACATCACTACAGATGATTTGCTGGACAACATCTTTACCAAGTTCTGCATCGGGAAGTAA
- a CDS encoding DUF255 domain-containing protein, with amino-acid sequence MFLLYILISGWLWHSPEAKLPASPTKVTSPAATIQWLTLEQALAKSNAKPKKILIDVYTDWCGWCKKMDKQVYQDPAIIAKLNKDYYVVKLNAEQRQPVTINGRTYQYLEKYKAHELALSLLNGQMSYPSTVFLNEKQQVMQRVPGYYGAKDFMQLLTHIAAN; translated from the coding sequence ATGTTCCTCCTTTATATTTTGATAAGCGGCTGGCTTTGGCATTCGCCGGAGGCAAAATTACCGGCCTCCCCTACTAAAGTCACCTCGCCGGCCGCGACAATACAATGGTTGACGTTGGAACAGGCGCTGGCCAAAAGCAATGCCAAGCCAAAAAAGATTTTGATTGACGTTTACACAGATTGGTGCGGCTGGTGCAAGAAAATGGACAAGCAAGTCTACCAGGACCCTGCCATTATCGCCAAGCTCAACAAGGACTACTATGTGGTAAAGCTGAACGCCGAACAGCGCCAACCGGTCACCATCAACGGCAGAACCTACCAGTACCTGGAGAAATACAAAGCGCATGAACTGGCGCTGTCCCTCCTCAACGGACAGATGAGCTACCCCTCCACCGTTTTCTTGAATGAGAAACAACAGGTCATGCAACGGGTGCCCGGCTATTACGGTGCCAAGGATTTTATGCAGCTTTTAACGCATATCGCCGCCAATTAA
- a CDS encoding type I restriction enzyme endonuclease domain-containing protein → MYRLPREATWNYLLQNAVQDFDLIKELVKKILAGVKKSAAQPDWYKKDDTKAQLQLAVKKVQRFKVKADLQEILDEILEQAEERYKVWAFEVA, encoded by the coding sequence GTGTACCGCCTGCCCAGGGAAGCCACCTGGAACTACCTTCTGCAGAACGCCGTGCAGGACTTTGACCTCATTAAAGAGCTGGTGAAAAAGATACTGGCTGGGGTTAAGAAAAGCGCGGCCCAACCAGACTGGTATAAGAAAGATGACACCAAGGCCCAGCTGCAGCTAGCCGTGAAAAAGGTACAGCGGTTCAAAGTAAAGGCAGACCTGCAGGAGATTTTGGATGAGATTCTGGAGCAGGCAGAGGAACGGTATAAGGTGTGGGCGTTTGAGGTGGCGTAA
- a CDS encoding iron chelate uptake ABC transporter family permease subunit, which translates to MNTLWEFLSMQDANVRFVTIGSVLLAASSAVVGCFTVLRKRALVGDAVAHAVLPGVCLAFILTGEKNPIVLLIGSFLTGWLSLIVIDVITAKSRIKEDTAIGLVLSVFFGIGVLLLTSIQHSGNENQSGLDKFLFGSAAALVGQDLYTFGAVAVLLLLSVVLLYKEFKLISFDIAYARTIGLQVRRLELLLTTLTVLAVVVGIQSVGVVLMSAMLITPAAAARFWTDRLDAMVIIAAVMSAVCGAAGAFVSFTAPAMPTGPWIVMLLSMLAIISFTLAPNKGLLSRYLSQRRVRRQMMRENILKTLFHLGETTGEYQHSYSKKQILERRQLPLLKMQAELQTLSRQGLIVKSKQGWALTEGGKKEAQRVVRLHRLWELYLTQYLQVASDHVHEDAESIEHVLTPELEKRLEELLDYPTTDPHHTKIPQSS; encoded by the coding sequence ATGAATACCCTCTGGGAATTTCTAAGCATGCAGGATGCCAACGTGCGGTTTGTCACCATCGGGTCTGTCTTGCTGGCCGCCAGCTCAGCGGTGGTGGGATGCTTTACCGTGCTCCGGAAGCGCGCGCTGGTGGGTGACGCGGTGGCCCACGCGGTGCTGCCGGGTGTCTGCCTGGCCTTTATCTTGACCGGAGAGAAAAACCCGATTGTGCTGCTGATTGGCTCCTTTCTGACGGGCTGGCTATCCTTAATTGTCATAGACGTCATCACGGCTAAGAGCAGAATTAAGGAAGATACGGCCATTGGCTTGGTGCTGTCGGTGTTTTTCGGAATCGGGGTTTTGCTGTTGACGTCCATCCAGCACTCGGGCAATGAAAACCAGAGCGGTCTGGACAAGTTCCTGTTCGGGAGCGCCGCCGCCTTGGTGGGCCAGGATTTATACACGTTTGGAGCGGTGGCCGTCTTGCTTTTATTAAGCGTGGTGTTATTATACAAAGAATTCAAGCTCATCTCCTTTGACATTGCCTACGCCCGCACCATTGGCTTGCAGGTGCGCCGCCTGGAGTTACTGCTCACCACGCTGACTGTGTTGGCGGTGGTGGTAGGCATCCAGTCCGTAGGCGTGGTGTTGATGTCGGCCATGCTCATCACCCCGGCCGCCGCGGCCCGTTTCTGGACCGATAGATTGGACGCCATGGTAATCATTGCCGCCGTGATGAGCGCCGTCTGCGGAGCCGCCGGCGCCTTTGTGTCGTTCACGGCGCCTGCCATGCCCACGGGCCCCTGGATTGTGATGCTCTTGTCCATGCTGGCCATCATTTCCTTTACCCTGGCTCCTAACAAAGGGCTGCTGTCCCGGTACTTGTCCCAGCGCCGGGTACGCCGGCAGATGATGCGCGAGAATATCCTGAAAACACTTTTCCACTTAGGCGAAACCACCGGGGAGTACCAACACAGTTATTCCAAGAAACAGATTCTGGAGCGCCGCCAGTTGCCGCTGTTAAAAATGCAGGCCGAGTTGCAGACCCTCTCCCGCCAAGGCCTGATTGTGAAGAGCAAACAAGGCTGGGCCCTCACTGAGGGCGGCAAGAAAGAGGCCCAGCGGGTGGTGCGTCTGCACCGTCTGTGGGAATTGTACCTGACGCAGTACCTGCAAGTGGCCTCAGACCACGTGCACGAAGACGCTGAATCCATTGAGCACGTGCTTACTCCAGAATTGGAAAAGCGCCTGGAAGAACTCCTGGACTACCCTACCACTGACCCTCACCATACCAAAATTCCGCAAAGCTCATGA
- a CDS encoding 3-oxoacyl-ACP synthase III family protein, which yields MRNSRIAGVGHYVPEKVVKNADLEGLMDTSDAWIVERTGIHERRYFEPGKDTTANMGTRAAQLAMERAGVEAKDIDLIIFATLSPDYFFPGPGVLMQRELGLTTTPALDIRNQCSGFVYALSVGDQFIKTGMYNNVLVVGSEIQSSGLDFTTRGRAVSVIFGDGAGAAVLVPEENLEKGILSTHLHAQGEFAEELAATDPSSNKPQRLTHEMIDEGTIYPYMNGSTVFKHAVTRFPEVINEALTQNGLQATDIDLLVPHQANLRITQFIQQKMGLPEEKVMSNIQKYGNTTAASIPIAFSEAFEQGKIKEGDLICLAAFGSGFTWASALIRW from the coding sequence TTGAGAAATTCGCGCATTGCCGGAGTAGGCCATTATGTGCCAGAAAAAGTAGTGAAAAACGCTGACCTGGAAGGTTTGATGGACACTTCAGATGCTTGGATTGTAGAGAGAACAGGTATTCATGAGCGCCGCTATTTTGAGCCTGGTAAAGACACCACCGCCAACATGGGCACCCGGGCAGCGCAACTTGCCATGGAGCGGGCGGGCGTGGAGGCCAAAGACATAGATTTAATCATTTTCGCGACGCTGAGCCCAGATTATTTCTTCCCTGGTCCGGGCGTTTTGATGCAACGTGAACTAGGCTTGACCACCACACCGGCCTTGGATATAAGAAACCAGTGCTCTGGCTTTGTGTATGCGCTTTCTGTGGGCGACCAGTTCATCAAGACCGGCATGTACAACAACGTGCTGGTGGTAGGCTCAGAGATACAGTCGTCTGGTTTGGATTTCACTACCCGCGGTAGAGCCGTGTCGGTTATTTTTGGGGATGGCGCGGGTGCCGCAGTGTTGGTGCCTGAAGAGAACCTGGAAAAAGGCATTCTCTCAACCCATTTGCACGCCCAGGGCGAGTTTGCCGAGGAATTGGCCGCTACCGACCCAAGCAGCAATAAGCCGCAGCGCCTTACGCACGAGATGATTGACGAAGGCACCATTTATCCTTACATGAATGGTAGCACGGTTTTCAAGCACGCCGTAACTCGCTTCCCAGAGGTCATCAATGAGGCCTTGACCCAGAACGGACTTCAGGCCACGGATATTGATTTGCTGGTGCCGCACCAAGCCAACCTGCGCATCACGCAGTTCATCCAGCAGAAGATGGGCTTGCCAGAGGAGAAAGTGATGAGCAACATTCAGAAATACGGAAACACCACCGCAGCCTCTATTCCCATCGCCTTCTCAGAGGCGTTTGAGCAGGGCAAGATAAAGGAGGGCGATTTGATTTGTCTGGCCGCCTTCGGGAGCGGTTTTACCTGGGCATCTGCCTTAATACGTTGGTAA
- a CDS encoding medium chain dehydrogenase/reductase family protein encodes MLERQVYRMPKAGSIDHLTLQTEPLSPPQPDQVCVQVHAVGLNFADVFAMQGLYSATPEGSFIPGLEFSGEIIAVGKAVTTCQVGDRVMGVTRFGGYVSHININFKYVIPLPREWSFEQGAGFLVQGLTAYYALKELGNLQKGMTVLIHSAAGGVGILANRICKKLEAYTIGTVGQANKVDFLKKEEAYDQVILRGKDFEAQLQKALGEKPLNLIMECIGGEVLSQGWKVLAPMGRMVVYGNASFSSHSSKPNYPKLIWKFLQRPKIDPLRLPTENKSLMGFNLIYLYEQTQLMHQLLGELQALNLAPQHIGHTFPHQQILEAIHLFQRGKTVGKVVVTW; translated from the coding sequence ATGCTAGAACGCCAGGTGTACCGTATGCCCAAAGCCGGTTCCATTGACCATTTGACCTTGCAAACCGAACCGCTGAGCCCGCCGCAACCAGATCAGGTCTGCGTGCAGGTACACGCCGTTGGCCTCAATTTCGCCGATGTCTTTGCCATGCAGGGGTTGTATAGCGCCACCCCCGAAGGTTCCTTTATCCCGGGTTTGGAGTTTTCGGGCGAAATAATAGCCGTGGGCAAGGCCGTGACCACCTGCCAAGTGGGAGACCGGGTGATGGGCGTGACCAGGTTTGGAGGCTATGTGTCTCATATCAATATTAACTTCAAATACGTGATTCCTTTACCTAGGGAGTGGAGCTTTGAGCAGGGTGCGGGGTTTCTGGTGCAGGGCCTGACCGCCTATTACGCTCTTAAGGAACTGGGGAATCTACAAAAAGGTATGACCGTGCTCATTCACAGCGCGGCGGGCGGTGTGGGCATTCTGGCTAACCGAATCTGCAAAAAACTGGAGGCCTACACCATCGGAACCGTGGGCCAGGCCAATAAAGTAGATTTCCTTAAGAAAGAAGAGGCATATGACCAAGTGATTCTGCGGGGTAAAGATTTTGAGGCGCAACTACAAAAAGCCTTGGGAGAAAAGCCGCTCAACCTCATCATGGAATGCATTGGAGGCGAAGTGCTGTCCCAGGGATGGAAGGTTCTTGCGCCCATGGGCCGTATGGTAGTTTATGGCAACGCTAGTTTCTCCAGCCACAGTTCTAAGCCCAACTATCCAAAGCTCATTTGGAAGTTCTTGCAACGTCCCAAGATAGACCCGTTGCGCCTGCCCACCGAAAACAAATCCCTAATGGGCTTCAACCTTATTTACCTCTATGAGCAAACCCAATTGATGCACCAACTCCTAGGGGAACTACAAGCCTTGAACCTCGCGCCCCAGCACATAGGCCATACTTTCCCGCATCAGCAGATTCTAGAAGCCATCCATCTTTTCCAGCGCGGAAAAACAGTAGGGAAGGTGGTGGTAACATGGTAA
- a CDS encoding metal ABC transporter permease has protein sequence MNLDAFWIILTGSLVAICCSLLGCFLILRRMAMVGDAISHAVLPGIVLAFLFSGSREVWTMLIGAAALGVACTFLIEFLHKKARVQSDASIGVTFTWLFALGIILISVYAGKVDLDQDCVLYGEIAYVPLDIWLTEAGQNLGPRTVWLMGGVLLVIVGFVTVFYRQLYLTSFDPAFAVAIGISTSVWYYLLMGAVSLTTVAAFESVGAILVVAFLVGPPATAYLLTDDLKRMLIISAALGIVASILGFYLAVWLNGSVAGAISVIIGLEFLLAFVLSPSHGLVSRNRKLSKVAGV, from the coding sequence ATGAACCTGGACGCATTCTGGATTATCCTGACCGGCTCTTTGGTGGCCATCTGTTGCAGCCTGCTGGGCTGCTTCCTTATCCTTCGGCGCATGGCCATGGTGGGCGATGCTATCTCCCACGCGGTGTTGCCCGGCATTGTGCTGGCTTTTCTCTTCAGCGGCTCCCGTGAGGTCTGGACCATGCTCATTGGCGCCGCCGCACTGGGCGTAGCCTGTACCTTTTTAATTGAGTTTCTGCACAAGAAAGCACGCGTACAGTCAGATGCCTCCATTGGGGTCACGTTTACCTGGCTATTTGCCTTGGGCATCATCTTAATTTCTGTCTATGCGGGCAAAGTGGACCTTGACCAGGACTGCGTGCTCTACGGCGAGATTGCCTACGTGCCCCTAGACATCTGGCTCACCGAGGCCGGACAGAACCTGGGGCCGCGCACCGTGTGGCTGATGGGCGGCGTTTTGCTGGTGATTGTCGGGTTTGTGACCGTCTTCTACCGCCAGCTGTATTTAACATCCTTTGACCCGGCCTTCGCGGTGGCCATTGGCATCTCAACCAGTGTATGGTATTACCTGCTCATGGGCGCCGTCTCCCTGACCACCGTGGCCGCCTTTGAGTCGGTGGGGGCTATCTTGGTAGTAGCGTTTCTGGTGGGTCCGCCCGCCACGGCCTACCTTTTAACCGATGACCTGAAGCGGATGCTTATCATTTCTGCGGCGCTGGGCATAGTAGCTTCTATTTTGGGCTTTTATCTGGCGGTTTGGTTGAACGGGTCAGTGGCCGGGGCCATCTCCGTGATTATTGGCCTAGAGTTTCTGCTAGCCTTTGTCCTGTCCCCTAGCCATGGATTGGTCTCACGCAACAGGAAGCTATCCAAAGTGGCAGGCGTTTAG
- a CDS encoding glycosyltransferase: MFRKRILLASLLKPVNDTRMYAKLGLSLTKLAAAEVHIVGFTATVPEQSPITFHPIFNFKRISWGRLAAQWSFWKLLKQVNPEVLVVCTHELLPLAWFYKKRHGGKLVYDIQENYQLNLETQLVYGSVMGKLLGKLVRFVETLIAPQVDHFLLAEASYAQELPFIENRGTILQNKYKAPASVIQFERQIPVHLHEAAPLKLLYSGTLSELYGVLQAISFAEQIHTINPSTSLTIIGYAPDTGFLEKVRARIKDLAYIQLIGGDHLVPHSQILQMERNCQVGLMPYQPHPSTFGCVPTKLFEYLANGLVIIAQQNRLWQNILQEKDAGVCLDFTAPISKENIEEILNRTYYSLGLPKDVYWETEEVELTIIFQNLLQ, encoded by the coding sequence ATGTTCAGAAAACGAATTCTGCTGGCCTCGCTTTTAAAGCCAGTGAATGACACCCGTATGTATGCCAAACTGGGACTAAGCCTAACCAAGCTAGCGGCCGCAGAGGTGCATATCGTCGGTTTTACTGCCACTGTTCCTGAACAAAGCCCTATCACCTTCCACCCTATTTTTAATTTCAAAAGAATTTCCTGGGGCAGGCTTGCTGCCCAATGGTCCTTCTGGAAACTGCTTAAACAAGTAAATCCCGAGGTGCTGGTGGTGTGCACGCATGAGTTGTTGCCCTTGGCTTGGTTCTACAAGAAAAGGCACGGAGGCAAACTAGTCTATGACATTCAGGAAAACTACCAGCTTAATTTAGAAACCCAACTAGTGTATGGCTCCGTCATGGGGAAATTGCTGGGCAAATTGGTACGGTTTGTTGAGACGTTAATAGCGCCGCAAGTAGACCATTTCCTGTTGGCAGAGGCTTCCTATGCCCAGGAGTTGCCATTTATTGAAAACCGGGGTACCATCCTTCAAAACAAATACAAAGCCCCAGCATCTGTAATTCAATTTGAAAGACAAATTCCCGTGCATTTACATGAGGCAGCTCCCCTTAAGCTTCTGTACTCAGGCACCCTCTCAGAACTTTATGGCGTCCTGCAGGCGATATCATTTGCTGAGCAAATCCATACCATAAATCCATCTACCAGCTTGACCATCATAGGTTATGCCCCCGACACCGGTTTCTTAGAGAAGGTAAGAGCCAGAATCAAAGACCTTGCCTATATACAATTAATTGGCGGCGATCACTTGGTACCCCATTCTCAGATATTACAAATGGAGCGGAATTGCCAGGTGGGCCTCATGCCCTACCAGCCGCACCCCAGCACCTTTGGCTGTGTACCTACCAAGTTGTTTGAGTATCTGGCTAACGGGTTGGTGATCATCGCGCAGCAGAACCGCCTGTGGCAAAACATCCTCCAAGAAAAAGACGCAGGCGTCTGCCTAGATTTCACTGCGCCTATTTCTAAAGAAAATATTGAAGAAATTTTAAACCGCACGTACTACTCTTTAGGCTTACCTAAAGATGTTTATTGGGAAACCGAAGAGGTAGAATTGACTATCATTTTCCAAAACCTCTTACAGTAA
- a CDS encoding metal ABC transporter ATP-binding protein, whose translation MIQHVNDPVLEVHDLTVSYQRKPVLWDVDLTLPSQALIGIIGPNGAGKSTLIKAIMGLLPLNSGYVQLFGQSLEEVRQKVSYVPQRESVDWDFPASALDVAMMGTYGKLGLFSRPGAKQKAQAMEALEKVGMQDFANRQISQLSGGQQQRVFLSRALAQNADLYLMDEPFAGVDIATETAIIELLRQMREDGKTVVVVHHDLQSAQDYFDWVILLNMRLVASGPTSETLSTELLEKTYGGRLTELSRVSELLQKKNFPIRETKPVKK comes from the coding sequence ATGATACAACACGTAAATGACCCGGTTCTGGAGGTGCATGACCTCACGGTGAGTTACCAGCGCAAGCCGGTGCTGTGGGATGTAGACTTGACCCTTCCTTCGCAGGCCTTGATTGGCATCATTGGGCCGAATGGGGCGGGAAAATCCACGTTGATTAAAGCCATCATGGGCTTGCTGCCGCTCAACAGCGGGTATGTGCAGTTGTTTGGGCAGTCCTTGGAGGAAGTGCGCCAAAAGGTAAGCTATGTCCCGCAGCGCGAATCGGTGGACTGGGATTTCCCGGCCTCGGCGCTGGATGTGGCCATGATGGGCACCTACGGCAAGTTAGGGCTGTTCAGCAGACCCGGCGCCAAGCAAAAAGCCCAGGCCATGGAAGCTTTGGAGAAAGTGGGCATGCAGGACTTCGCCAACCGGCAAATCTCCCAACTATCGGGCGGTCAGCAGCAGCGCGTGTTTTTATCTCGGGCCCTGGCCCAGAATGCAGACCTGTACCTGATGGATGAGCCGTTTGCCGGAGTGGACATTGCCACGGAGACCGCCATCATTGAGCTTTTGCGCCAGATGCGCGAAGACGGAAAAACGGTAGTGGTGGTGCACCATGATTTGCAATCGGCGCAGGACTATTTTGACTGGGTGATTCTGCTTAACATGCGTTTGGTGGCTTCGGGTCCTACCTCAGAGACCCTTTCCACAGAACTGTTGGAGAAAACCTACGGCGGCCGCTTGACTGAGCTGAGCCGGGTGAGTGAATTGCTGCAGAAAAAGAACTTCCCCATCAGAGAAACCAAACCCGTCAAGAAATGA
- a CDS encoding metal-dependent transcriptional regulator, with translation MYSTAEENYIKAIFKLSGSGAQAVSTTALAEMLETKPASVSDMLRKLNIKQLVHYEKYHGAQLTEAGQRVALKIIRKHRLWETFLVQKLNFTWDEVHEVAEQMEHVKSELLIQRLDAFLGHPKVDPHGDPIPSENGELRLTQQQVLSTLEVDQEGVVCRVQDAQPAFLQYLNRVGIQIGTHLQVLDKIAYDNSLEISIDKNKSVILSSEVLEKIFVINP, from the coding sequence ATGTACAGTACCGCCGAAGAAAACTACATTAAAGCCATTTTCAAGTTGTCTGGCAGCGGTGCCCAAGCCGTGAGCACCACAGCGCTGGCGGAGATGCTGGAAACCAAGCCTGCCTCCGTCAGCGACATGCTCCGCAAGCTCAACATCAAGCAGTTGGTGCACTATGAGAAATACCACGGCGCCCAGCTCACCGAGGCCGGCCAGCGCGTGGCCCTTAAAATCATCAGAAAGCACCGACTCTGGGAGACCTTCCTAGTGCAGAAACTCAACTTCACGTGGGACGAGGTACATGAGGTGGCCGAGCAGATGGAACACGTCAAGTCTGAGCTGCTCATCCAGCGGCTGGATGCGTTCCTGGGCCATCCCAAGGTAGATCCGCACGGTGACCCCATCCCCTCTGAGAACGGAGAACTACGCCTGACCCAACAACAGGTGCTGAGCACCCTTGAAGTTGACCAGGAAGGCGTGGTGTGCCGCGTGCAGGATGCCCAACCGGCCTTCCTGCAATACTTGAACCGCGTGGGCATTCAGATTGGCACTCACCTGCAAGTGCTGGATAAGATAGCCTATGATAACTCCCTGGAGATAAGCATAGATAAGAACAAGTCCGTGATTTTATCTTCAGAGGTGCTGGAGAAGATTTTTGTCATTAACCCTTGA
- a CDS encoding metal ABC transporter solute-binding protein, Zn/Mn family encodes MKLAYKRLSSVLTLALLLLAAGCNPKDTNGAKAHQQGKQYIVTTTGILADAVANIVGDAAVVDALMGPGVDPHLYKAALGDLQTLREADVIIYNGLHLEGKMGEVLEKLARQKTVWAAAEGIPESLLRTPPEFKDSHDPHIWFDVQLWRQVTEHLSQKLKKLDSANAQKYEQNTRRYLAQLDSLDQWTEKEIAAIPVQQRILITAHDAFGYFGDAYKIEVRGLQGISTVSEFGLQDVSSLVNFIVDRKVKAIFVETSVSQKSIEAVLAGCRQKGHAVKLGGTLYSDALGSPESAAGTYIGMVKANVQKISKALR; translated from the coding sequence ATGAAACTAGCCTATAAACGCCTGTCCTCCGTCCTTACTCTGGCCCTGCTCCTGCTGGCCGCCGGTTGCAATCCCAAAGACACCAACGGCGCCAAAGCGCACCAGCAGGGCAAACAGTACATTGTCACCACCACCGGTATCCTGGCAGACGCGGTGGCCAATATTGTAGGAGACGCCGCGGTGGTGGATGCCTTGATGGGCCCGGGCGTGGACCCGCACTTGTACAAAGCCGCCCTAGGCGATTTGCAGACCCTGCGAGAAGCGGATGTCATCATTTACAACGGCCTGCACCTGGAAGGTAAAATGGGCGAAGTGCTGGAGAAACTGGCGCGCCAAAAGACCGTCTGGGCCGCCGCCGAAGGTATTCCGGAAAGCCTGCTTCGCACGCCCCCTGAGTTCAAGGACAGTCATGACCCCCACATCTGGTTTGACGTGCAGCTCTGGCGGCAAGTGACCGAGCACCTTTCTCAGAAGCTGAAAAAATTGGATAGTGCCAACGCGCAAAAGTACGAGCAAAACACCCGGCGCTATTTGGCCCAGCTGGACAGCCTGGACCAGTGGACCGAAAAGGAGATAGCCGCCATCCCGGTGCAACAACGCATTTTGATTACTGCGCATGATGCCTTCGGATACTTTGGCGATGCCTATAAAATTGAGGTGCGGGGCCTGCAGGGGATTTCTACAGTGTCTGAGTTTGGCTTGCAGGATGTCTCATCGTTGGTCAACTTCATTGTGGACCGCAAAGTGAAAGCCATTTTCGTGGAGACCTCGGTTTCGCAGAAATCCATTGAAGCGGTCTTGGCAGGATGCCGGCAGAAAGGACACGCTGTGAAACTTGGCGGAACCCTGTACTCAGACGCATTGGGTAGCCCAGAAAGCGCCGCCGGAACCTACATAGGCATGGTAAAGGCCAATGTTCAGAAAATCTCCAAAGCCTTGAGGTGA
- a CDS encoding porin family protein yields the protein MKKIGLLVFSIFTIQLASAQTIKFGDNVNFGLKAGFNWTSINDEKRVEDSGVTPRPGFHVGGFTHFHLSENWALQPELMYSKEGAEYESANYNGKTDLNSVNLPILVQFMMGPGFRIETGPQFGLFTGTKFENSNNDETRKTDIQNGNVSWAFGLGYLTQSGFGVDVRYNMGLSNIYPKDVYPGQHARTRAGQLGFFYQFK from the coding sequence ATGAAAAAAATAGGTTTACTAGTATTCAGTATATTCACTATCCAATTGGCTTCTGCTCAGACTATTAAGTTTGGTGATAATGTAAATTTCGGGCTTAAGGCAGGCTTTAATTGGACAAGCATTAATGATGAAAAGAGAGTAGAAGATTCTGGTGTTACACCCAGACCGGGATTTCATGTTGGTGGCTTTACTCATTTTCATCTGAGTGAAAATTGGGCGCTACAACCTGAGTTAATGTATTCAAAAGAAGGAGCTGAATATGAATCAGCAAATTATAATGGAAAAACTGATTTAAACTCGGTTAATCTTCCAATTCTTGTTCAATTTATGATGGGCCCTGGTTTTAGAATTGAGACGGGTCCTCAGTTTGGGTTGTTTACAGGCACCAAATTTGAGAATTCAAACAATGATGAAACTAGAAAAACGGATATCCAAAACGGTAATGTCTCCTGGGCCTTCGGTCTTGGATATTTAACTCAATCTGGATTCGGTGTTGATGTTCGCTATAATATGGGATTATCAAATATTTATCCTAAGGATGTTTATCCTGGCCAGCACGCTCGTACCAGAGCAGGTCAACTGGGATTCTTTTATCAATTTAAATAA